A portion of the Lolium rigidum isolate FL_2022 chromosome 1, APGP_CSIRO_Lrig_0.1, whole genome shotgun sequence genome contains these proteins:
- the LOC124668019 gene encoding zinc-finger homeodomain protein 2-like isoform X3 — MDFDEHDDDDEMAPMPVSSSYEVPVQLGGGGVPKPGGDSGGGGRLAIAGSGGVGGAGGVRYRECLKNHAVGIGGHAVDGCGEFMAAGEEGSIDALRCAACGCHRNFHRKESDSHTGAEAAGVSSTAITAYGALPPSHHQFSPYYRSPAGPMVMGSMLGMPFGSAGPSGSGSGSGKKRFRTRFSQEQKDKMQAFAERLGWRIQKHDEAAVQQFCEEVGVKRHVLKVWMHNNKHTLGKKP; from the exons ATGGACTTCGACGagcacgatgatgacgacgagatgGCGCCCATGCCGGTCAGCTCGAGCTACGAGGTGCCGGTCCAGCTGGGCGGTGGCGGGGTGCCCAAGCCTGGTGGTGACTCTGGAGGAGGAGGGCGCTTAGCCATAGCCGGGAGCGGCGGCGTTGGAGGCGCAGGCGGTGTCAGGTACCGGGAGTGCCTCAAGAACCACGCCGTGGGCATCGGCGGGCATGCCGTGGACGGCTGCGGCGAGTTCATGGCGGCGGGCGAGGAGGGCTCCATCGACGCGCTCCGATGCGCCGCCTGCGGCTGCCACCGCAACTTCCACCGCAAGGAGTCcgactcccacaccggcgccgagGCCGCCGGCGTCTCctccaccgccatcaccgcctacGGCGCGCTGCCACCGTCGCACCACCAGTTCTCCCCCTACTACCGCAGCCCGGCCGG CCCCATGGTGATGGGCTCCATGCTGGGcatgcccttcggctccgccggCCCCTCCGGCTCCGGGTCAGGCTCCGGCAAGAAGCGCTTCCGCACCAGGTTCTCGCAGGAGCAGAAGGACAAGATGCAGGCCTTCGCGGAGCGGCTCGGGTGGCGCATCCAGAAGCACGACGAGGCCGCCGTGCAGCAGTTCTGCGAGGAGGTCGGCGTCAAGCGCCACGTGCTCAAGGTCTGGATGCACAACAACAAGCACACCCTCGGCAAGAAGCCCTGA
- the LOC124668019 gene encoding zinc-finger homeodomain protein 2-like isoform X2 produces MDFDEHDDDDEMAPMPVSSSYEVPVQLGGGGVPKPGAGSGGVGGAGGVRYRECLKNHAVGIGGHAVDGCGEFMAAGEEGSIDALRCAACGCHRNFHRKESDSHTGAEAAGVSSTAITAYGALPPSHHQFSPYYRSPAGYLQHQHHHQMATAAAVAAAGHAHRPLALPSTSYSEADDVSGMLSPMVMGSMLGMPFGSAGPSGSGSGSGKKRFRTRFSQEQKDKMQAFAERLGWRIQKHDEAAVQQFCEEVGVKRHVLKVWMHNNKHTLGKKP; encoded by the exons ATGGACTTCGACGagcacgatgatgacgacgagatgGCGCCCATGCCGGTCAGCTCGAGCTACGAGGTGCCGGTCCAGCTGGGCGGTGGCGGGGTGCCCAAGCCTGGTG CCGGGAGCGGCGGCGTTGGAGGCGCAGGCGGTGTCAGGTACCGGGAGTGCCTCAAGAACCACGCCGTGGGCATCGGCGGGCATGCCGTGGACGGCTGCGGCGAGTTCATGGCGGCGGGCGAGGAGGGCTCCATCGACGCGCTCCGATGCGCCGCCTGCGGCTGCCACCGCAACTTCCACCGCAAGGAGTCcgactcccacaccggcgccgagGCCGCCGGCGTCTCctccaccgccatcaccgcctacGGCGCGCTGCCACCGTCGCACCACCAGTTCTCCCCCTACTACCGCAGCCCGGCCGGGTACctccagcaccagcaccaccaccagaTGGCCACGGCGGCCGCGGTAGCCGCGGCCGGGCACGCGCACCGCCCGCTGGCTCTCCCCTCCACCTCCTACTCCGAGGCGGACGACGTGTCCGGGATGCTGAGCCCCATGGTGATGGGCTCCATGCTGGGcatgcccttcggctccgccggCCCCTCCGGCTCCGGGTCAGGCTCCGGCAAGAAGCGCTTCCGCACCAGGTTCTCGCAGGAGCAGAAGGACAAGATGCAGGCCTTCGCGGAGCGGCTCGGGTGGCGCATCCAGAAGCACGACGAGGCCGCCGTGCAGCAGTTCTGCGAGGAGGTCGGCGTCAAGCGCCACGTGCTCAAGGTCTGGATGCACAACAACAAGCACACCCTCGGCAAGAAGCCCTGA
- the LOC124668019 gene encoding zinc-finger homeodomain protein 2-like isoform X1: MDFDEHDDDDEMAPMPVSSSYEVPVQLGGGGVPKPGGDSGGGGRLAIAGSGGVGGAGGVRYRECLKNHAVGIGGHAVDGCGEFMAAGEEGSIDALRCAACGCHRNFHRKESDSHTGAEAAGVSSTAITAYGALPPSHHQFSPYYRSPAGYLQHQHHHQMATAAAVAAAGHAHRPLALPSTSYSEADDVSGMLSPMVMGSMLGMPFGSAGPSGSGSGSGKKRFRTRFSQEQKDKMQAFAERLGWRIQKHDEAAVQQFCEEVGVKRHVLKVWMHNNKHTLGKKP, translated from the coding sequence ATGGACTTCGACGagcacgatgatgacgacgagatgGCGCCCATGCCGGTCAGCTCGAGCTACGAGGTGCCGGTCCAGCTGGGCGGTGGCGGGGTGCCCAAGCCTGGTGGTGACTCTGGAGGAGGAGGGCGCTTAGCCATAGCCGGGAGCGGCGGCGTTGGAGGCGCAGGCGGTGTCAGGTACCGGGAGTGCCTCAAGAACCACGCCGTGGGCATCGGCGGGCATGCCGTGGACGGCTGCGGCGAGTTCATGGCGGCGGGCGAGGAGGGCTCCATCGACGCGCTCCGATGCGCCGCCTGCGGCTGCCACCGCAACTTCCACCGCAAGGAGTCcgactcccacaccggcgccgagGCCGCCGGCGTCTCctccaccgccatcaccgcctacGGCGCGCTGCCACCGTCGCACCACCAGTTCTCCCCCTACTACCGCAGCCCGGCCGGGTACctccagcaccagcaccaccaccagaTGGCCACGGCGGCCGCGGTAGCCGCGGCCGGGCACGCGCACCGCCCGCTGGCTCTCCCCTCCACCTCCTACTCCGAGGCGGACGACGTGTCCGGGATGCTGAGCCCCATGGTGATGGGCTCCATGCTGGGcatgcccttcggctccgccggCCCCTCCGGCTCCGGGTCAGGCTCCGGCAAGAAGCGCTTCCGCACCAGGTTCTCGCAGGAGCAGAAGGACAAGATGCAGGCCTTCGCGGAGCGGCTCGGGTGGCGCATCCAGAAGCACGACGAGGCCGCCGTGCAGCAGTTCTGCGAGGAGGTCGGCGTCAAGCGCCACGTGCTCAAGGTCTGGATGCACAACAACAAGCACACCCTCGGCAAGAAGCCCTGA